The genomic interval GATTTGTCTAATTTTACTGCCGATACTAGGATATATCATTTATACGTATCGAAAGTATAGTGCAAGTTTTTATCAGGATATTAGAGAACGATTAAGCCAATTAAATGCAAAGCTTAGTGAATCTTTACAGGGAATGAATATCATTCAAGTATTCAGACAGGAAAAAAGATTAAAGCGTGAATTTGATGATATTAATACAAAGCACTATAATGCTGGAATGCGAAATATAAAGCTTGAAGGCTTATTGCTTAGACCTGCCATTGATCTTGTGTATGTTTTAGGTCTTATGCTTGTTTTAAGTTATTTTGGAATTTCTTCTTTTACAAATCCAATTGAAATAGGTGTTTTATACGCATTTGTAAGTTATTTAGATCGCTTTTTCGAGCCAGTTAATAATATGATGATGCGGTTATCTCTTTATCAGCAAGCGATTGTATCAGCGTTTCGTGTGTTCACCGTTTTGGACGAAGAGGATATAGAGCCATCTCTTGTTCCAACTAGTAAAAATAAAATCGAAAATGGTGTTATTGAATTCAAAGATGTTACTTTTTCCTATGATGGCAAACAAGATGTTTTAAAAAATATCTCCTTTACTGCAAGAGAAGGGGAAACGGTGGCATTAGTAGGTCATACTGGAAGTGGAAAAAGCTCGATTGTTAACCTGCTTATGAGGTTTTATGATTTTGGAAAAGGGGATATTTTGATTGATGGAAAATCCCTAAAATCATTTAGCAAGATGGAGCTGCGTGAAAGAATGGGGCTCGTTCTTCAAGATCCGTTTCTCTTTTACGGAACAGTAAAGGATAATATTCGTCTATATAATAAGGAAGTAAGTGATGAAGAAATAGTAGAAGCGGCTAAATTTGTGCAAGCCAATTTGTTTATAGAAAAATTAGAGGATCAATATAATCATAAAGTGGTGGAAAGAGGTTCTGCGTTTTCTAGTGGTCAACGCCAGCTTATTGCATTCGCAAGAACGATTTTAACCAATCCAAAAGTTTTAATATTGGATGAAGCAACTGCCAACATTGATACTGAAACAGAAGAGGCTATTCAGTTTGCGCTATCTAAAATGCGTAAGGGGCGAACAACGATTGCAATAGCGCATCGTCTTTCTACTATACAAGATGCAGATTTAATTCTCGTACTTCATAAAGGGGCAATTGTAGAAAGAGGAACACATCAACAATTGCTACAGCAAAAGGGATTATATTATAAAATGTATCTTCTTCAAAATGGAGCAGCCGACTCTATTGAAGAAACAGTGGAGCATCAAATAGAGCATTCCTAAATAGCTAAAAACCCGAAGATCAATCCGCGCCATTTGCGGTTGGTTTCGGGTTTTTGTTCGTTATTTTTCTAAATATTCCATTGCTCTTTCGTTTTTCGAAAGCTATGAAATTCTTTTTTTACGTTCATTTCATTATATTTATTTAGTAATACATCCAATTCTTGACTGCATATAATGGCTGAGGAAGATGAAAAACCATGTTTCATAGCAATTTCAATTAGCTCTGTGCGCTTTAATTCAATTTGAGTTAGCAATTGCTTTTTTAGCATGGTTGATTGTCCTTTCTCTAATACGAGTAATATAGCACATTATGTTATTATCCCACTCTTAAGCTTCAATAAGACTTTCATCTCTTTGTGTATGGAATTCGAGAATGATTGGTGGGAGGTTAACTATCTATCAGTGGAGAATGATGGGAAATCCACCACTAATGGAAATTATATTTGTTTAATTATATCTATTTTTGGAAGTAAATGCAAAATATAACGCAAATACATAAAAGGATGGAACAAGCATATAGTTAATAAAATGGCAAAAAGGAGAGAGAAATAGTGGTAGATTTAAACTTATTTATTGCTTTAGGTGCAGGTTTTTTAAGCTTTATTTCTCCATGCTGTTTACCATTATATCCAGCTTATTTATCCTATATTACTGGTATGTCGACTGGGCAGCTAGAAGAGGGAAGTATGAATAAAAATGCTAGCTTTCTTCATACACTATTATTTCTTTTAGGATTTTCAATTATTTTCATTGCACTTGGTTTTGGTTCCTCTTTAATAGGGACCTATTTTAAAGCATATCACGAAGAAATAAGAAAAATTGGTTCTATCCTTATTATCTTCTTTGGTCTCATGATTGTTGGAGTTTTAAAGCCTAAATGGATGATGAGAGAATACCGTTTTTCCTTTAAGACAAGGCCAACAGGATTTCTAGGCTCCTTTTTAATTGGGTTAAGCTTCGCTGCTGGATGGACACCGTGTAACGGACCTATTCTAGCAACGGTTTTATCTTTAGCAAGTCTTCATCCAGAGACAAGCTTGCTCTATTTAGGAGGGTATATTCTTGGCTTTGCACTTCCATTTATCCTCTTATCTTTTTTTATTTCTCATTTGAACAAGCTAAAGAAGTATAGTGTATGGTGGATGAAATTTGGTGGTTATTGTATGATTGCAATGGGAATATTGTTATATGTAGATGGGATGAAATGGTTAACACGAGTTATTTCACCAATTTTTGGAGACTTTCAAGGTTTTTAATAATAACGCCTTGATGTATAATGAGAGAAAAGAGTTAAGTTAGAAATTTACATCGTAATAGGAAATCTTAGTTAAATACTTGCCATAGTTTGTTATATTTTATAACAAAATAGATTGAAATTATCTTGAAGTTTCGCTATATTGAAATAAGCGTTATGTAATGCATTTTTATTAATAGATATTGTTTTTTTGGTTGTTGAGGAGGAAGTAAGATGGCTCGAATATTGATTGTGGATGATGCAAAGTTTATGAGAATGACTCTCTCAAATATTTTAACTAGATCCAGTCATGAAGTAGTTGGTGAGGCTGAAAACGGAAAGGAAGCAGTAAGAATGTATCGTGAATTAGATCCGGATTTAGTCACCATGGATATTACCATGCCAGAAATGAGTGGATTAGACGCTGTCAAAGAAATAAAGAATGAATTCCCTCTGGCAAAAATTATTATGTGTTCTGCAATGGGACAACAAAAAATGGTAGTAGAAGCAATTGAAGCTGGTGCAAAGGATTTTATCGTGAAGCCTTTTGATGACACACGCGTATTAGATGCAATAAATAGAGTTTTAAAATAATTTATGAAGAAAAGGATATGATTTTTTCGTATCCGTTTTTTTGCCTGTAAATACATAGATAGATGTACTTATAAAAAATGGACAAGCGTTTAATCTTGATGGTAAGATTAAAAGTATTGTAATGTTTAAGATAAAAGGTTAGTAAAGGGGTTTTTCTATGACTTCTGTCATAATTTCAACATGTATCGCAGTGTTTATGGGTGTCTTTTTTATGATTATGAGAATGAAAGCGGCTACGAAGCCTGTTTCAGCTAAGAAAATTATTCTTCCACCATTTTTTATGAGTACGGGTGCTCTCATGTTTGTTTTTCCTTATTTTCGTATTACGGGACAGGAAATGATAGAAGCAGCTATTGCTGGAGTATTATTCTCGTTTCTATTAATTAAAACAACGAAATTTGAAATCAAGGAACGAGATATATATTTAATTAATTCGAAAGCATTTATCTTTATCTTATTTGGTCTATTAGCAATCCGAATGGTTGCTAAATTTATATTAAGTAAATCTGTTGATGTTGGACCATTGGGTGGCATGTTTTGGATGCTAGCTTTCTGTATGATTGTACCTTGGCGAATTGCAATGTTTATCCGTTACAAGAAATTAGCAAAAAATTTAAGCACTGTACAATAGGTTAATAAAGTAAAGACTAGTTGGAAACAAGGACCGATTTTCAGCTAGTCTTTTTTATGCTGTATTTTAATAGATAGTTGCTTTTGAATAGGATGTAAATTATCCAGCTCCCGGATAATTGCTATTAGAGCGCGAAAATATTTTTTTGCTGGAAATGTTTAACTGGTGAAAAAACTTTTTTTACTGAAAATGGACTAGTAAATAAGTCTTATTTACTAGTATAATAGGAGAATAATTATATAAATGAAATAGATATTCTCTTTCATTTATATGTTAACTGGTTGATTGAGAAGGGAGAACGATATGAGATTTACAATCACAAAAAAATTGGGGTTAGGTTTTCTTTTAGTCATTATATGTATTTTATTAATTGCTACTCTCTCCAATACACAAATCGCAAAGGTAGATAAAAACTATTCAGATGTGATTGACCAGCAAGTAAATAAGGTAATCATCTTGAAAAATATGAAAATTAATATGCTGCTTCAATCGGATGGAATAAATGGTTATTTACTTACAGGCGAAACTTCCTATCTAACGAATTATGATAGTAGTTCTAAAAGACTGGTTAACGATTTTGACACGTTAAAAAGCATGAATAACGATTCTACTAGCAAAGAACTTTTCGAGAGCATTCAAAAGCTTCAGGGAGAATTTTTAATTCTTGGCGATAAAGCAGTGCAAGAAAAGATATTAGAAAATGAAGAAAATTATCTCGATTTAATTAATCAGTCAAATGATATCCGTACAGAATTTAGTAATGAAACAGATCAGTTGATTAAATACGAAGAAACAAAAATGAGTGAGATTAGAGAAAAGGTTGCTAGCGAAACAAAGATTTATATATATATAGTAATTGCAATAAGTGCTTTTGCAATGATATCGGCAATCTTACTAGCAGTTTGGATTAGTAGGACGATAGCAAGAGGAATGAAAGAATCTTCTTCCATAATAAAAAAAGTAAGTGAAGGGGATCTTACAAAGCAAGAAATAAAAGGAAAAAGAAATGATGAATTTGGAGAAATGGTCCGCTCATTGGGGAAAATGAATGATGAACTTGGCGTAATAATCCAAGAAGTTAGAGATACAGCGATTATAGTTACTACTAACAGTGTGGAAATGGAGAAAAGCGCCAAACAAACAGCGGTAGTTGCGGAACATGTTTCTAGTATTTCAGAAAAGTCAGTAGCACAAGTAGAAAGTCAAATGAATCAATTTCAATTTGCTGTTGAAAATTATGATTTAATGAATAAAAGCATGGAGGAGATTACAGAACGTAGCTTCAACATGAAAGAAAAAATGACAGGTGCAATGGAAAAGGCCAAAGATGGAAATCGTTCCATTGATGACGTGGTATTTAAAATGAAGGACATCAGTCATTCTGTTGAAGATTCTTCTGTTATTATCAAAATGCTTGAAGAAAAGTCAGCAGAAATTAAACAAATTGCAGAATTAATAACGAATGTAGCAGAACAGACAAATCTATTAGCATTGAATGCAGCAATTGAGGCTGCAAGAGCAGGGGAACATGGAAAAGGATTTTCTGTTGTTGCCGACGAAGTGAGAAAGCTTGCAGAAGAAAGTAGTAATTCTGCTCATTTAATTCAGAATGTAACAGATAGTATTCAAAAGGAAATAAGCCTTGCTGTTAACGGGATGAATAAGACTAATTTGATTGTAAGTGAAGGGCTAGAGGAAACGGAAAAAACGAGTGTTGCTTTCATGGAAATTCTCCAATCTATTGCCACTGTATCAGAAAATGTAGTAGAAGTAACAAAAGAGATTGAAGAGGTATCATTGAATAGCAAAGAAATGAAAAAGATTATGGAAAATGTCCATAAAATTTCGTCCGAAAGCATTTCCTTTACTCAAGAAACATCTGCAGCAACAGAGGAACAGTTAGCATCGATGACTGAAATGACAGATTCAGCTAAAAAGCTGTCAGAAATTGCGTCTAAGCTTCAGAAATCGGTATCCCACTTTACTTTATAATGAAAAATAGAAGAGTCGATTATTCTTTTGTACAAGCATAAGAAGGATCGACTCTTTTTTAGTGTGGTAATAGCAATAACCATGTAGCATCCTTCTTCCATCTATCTATCGGATAAAGCTATTTTGATACATTCTTTTGAATCGTTTGTTTTGCAAGTTGGTGTCCGAAGACAGATACACCAGCAGCAATAATCCCATTTGTAACCGCTTCAAAGTTTAGTCCATATGCAAAAGTAGCTAATAATATAGAAGCTAGGAGAAGAATCCAAATGATGGACCAATCTGGAATAATGGGCGTTTGTTTAAGGGCATAGCCTATAATCCATAGAACCGGTACTAATATATAATAATGATCAAGTAAAAAAGACTGTAACCATTCCACAGCATTTTTTCCCTCCCTTTTTCCTATATAGCTAACATATGCTTAAAAAAGAAATGTGTTTGTTTGCATAACCATGTTCTCCTTAATTAAAATCCATATTTTAAATAAAGCCAAATGATGGGATAAAATACTCAATGAGAATTTTTCGTGAAACTGTCCTTTTCTATCTCTTCCTTCTATTTAATAAACGAAAGGAGGTGATACAAATGGCAGAAGCGATTTGGAATGAAGCTAGTGTTAAATTAATGTTTCTAAATGGTCTGAAAGAGAACGGCGATCCAAATTACATTACAAAGACGTTTAAAAATGTAAAACAAGCAGCAACCCCTGATCAAATGTTATTAGTAGCGGAAGGGTTAGCTTCCCTTGTGACCCATTCTTTATATTCTGTAGAAAGAAGTGATACGACAGAAATTATAAAGTCATAATAGCTATCGTGGTCATGCTAAGAAATCTAGTAAATAAAATAATCGAAGAGGAAGGGAGGATTGAAAATGGCGAAAACGTTAGAATTAACTTTCGAAACGAGTAATGGAAAATCAACAAAAATTTCCCTTGAAAGTCCGATTGAACCAGTAAATTCCGAACAAGTTTTAACTGTCATGCAAAGTATTATTTCGGCTAATGCGTTAACTAGTACGAATGGAGATTTAGTGGCCGTTAAAGGAATACGCCTCGTCGAAAGAAATGTGACAGATTATGAGTTTTAAGAAATAAAAGGAAATTCTCTATTAAATATTTGCTTTGGGGCTAGTGGTATTCATACTATTAGTCTCCAAGCAATAAGATAGAAATTCTATTAGGAGGAGTTTATAATGGAAGAGATGATATCATTTATAAGCCAGGTAGGATTTCCAATTGTCATCAGCTTTTATTTGCTGAATCGAATTGAAACAAAACTGGATATAATGATTAAATCGATTCAAAGCTTACCAGAATTAATCAAAAAATAGAGTTCTAAGTTACTAGTAATTTTTAATTATCGGAAAAATGAAAGGGTTTTCTATTGACAATAATATCTAAAAATGTTAAATTTACATTAACCGTTATTAACGTATTTAGTATGTTATTTATTGATCGACTACTATTGTTTGAGAGATTAATAGTCTAATGCTTATGCGCTGAAAATGGTAATTAAAAGATGAAGCTAGCAAAGCTTTTTTAGGAGGATTTTTTCACATGAAAAACGGTAAAGTTAAATGGTTTAACGCAGAAAAAGGATTTGGTTTTATTGAAGCGGAAGATGGAAATGATGTATTCGTTCACTATTCAGCGATTCAAGTGGAAGGCTTTAAATCTTTAGAAGAAGGCCAAGACGTTTCATTTGAAGTAGTTGAAGGTGCTCGTGGACCTCAAGCTGCTAACGTTACTAAAGTACAATAATAGCAATTCCTCATATATAAAAGGTCAGACCATAATAAAGGTCTGGCCTTTTTCATCTACCTCCTTACTTTTTAACTAATCTATCAGAATTAAATCCCATCTATTATATTAATAGAAATAATTGGTTTACTGCTTCGGTCATTCCTACTCGTATGAAATGTTTGTTATAATATTAGAATACATGCAACTTATAAATAGAGTTGAGAAATAGATGTGGCCTAAAGGATTACTTTATTTGAAATGAATAATTGTACAATAATTTAAGTGAATGCATTCTTTTTTTAATGAATTATAGAGGTGAAAAAATAGTGAAATTTATTCATACTGCCGATTGGCATTTAGGAAAATTAGTGCATGGATTATACATGACAGAAGATCAACGTTTTATGCTTAAACAATTTATGGAGCTAGTAGAAAAAGAAAAGCCTGATGCTGTCATTATAGCAGGTGATTTATACGATCGCTCTATTCCGCCAACAGATGCTGTTAATTTACTTGATGAGGTCTTATATTTTATCAATGTGGAGTTAAATACACCGATTCTTGCTATCTCTGGAAACCATGATAGTGCAGAACGATTATCTTTTGGAAGTTCTTGGTATCAGAAAAATCAATTTTATTTAAATGGAAAAATCGAAAATAGTTTTTCGCCTGTGTCTTTAGCTGGAGTTAATTTTTTCTTAGTACCCTATTGTGAACCTGTAGTAGTCAGGAAAATGTTAGAGGATGATACGATACTTAATCATCATGATGCAATGAAGGCGATTGTTGGTAAGATTGAAAATAATTTGCAAACGAATGAACCAAATGTATTGATCGGTCATAGTTTTGTTCTTGGCGGCAAAACATCTGATTCGGAACGGATATTATCTGTTGGAGGGACAGGCTGTGTTGGAGCGGAATTGTTTGATGCCTTTTCTTATACAGCA from Niallia sp. FSL W8-0635 carries:
- a CDS encoding ABC transporter ATP-binding protein, which produces MDKTIKLTSEQQRKVLYRLLGYIKPHKKAVMIAFGLLLLSTLGELAGPYLIKIFIDDYLTPRNLEVQPLMVLGVTYILIQIMNVVIMYFQLFKFQEIALYIIQQLRVDIFSKIHTLGLRYFDKIPAGSTVSRVTNDTEAIKDMFVSVLATFIQSGFMIFGIIIAMFVLNVKLGAICLILLPILGYIIYTYRKYSASFYQDIRERLSQLNAKLSESLQGMNIIQVFRQEKRLKREFDDINTKHYNAGMRNIKLEGLLLRPAIDLVYVLGLMLVLSYFGISSFTNPIEIGVLYAFVSYLDRFFEPVNNMMMRLSLYQQAIVSAFRVFTVLDEEDIEPSLVPTSKNKIENGVIEFKDVTFSYDGKQDVLKNISFTAREGETVALVGHTGSGKSSIVNLLMRFYDFGKGDILIDGKSLKSFSKMELRERMGLVLQDPFLFYGTVKDNIRLYNKEVSDEEIVEAAKFVQANLFIEKLEDQYNHKVVERGSAFSSGQRQLIAFARTILTNPKVLILDEATANIDTETEEAIQFALSKMRKGRTTIAIAHRLSTIQDADLILVLHKGAIVERGTHQQLLQQKGLYYKMYLLQNGAADSIEETVEHQIEHS
- a CDS encoding aspartyl-phosphate phosphatase Spo0E family protein translates to MLKKQLLTQIELKRTELIEIAMKHGFSSSSAIICSQELDVLLNKYNEMNVKKEFHSFRKTKEQWNI
- a CDS encoding cytochrome c biogenesis CcdA family protein; protein product: MVDLNLFIALGAGFLSFISPCCLPLYPAYLSYITGMSTGQLEEGSMNKNASFLHTLLFLLGFSIIFIALGFGSSLIGTYFKAYHEEIRKIGSILIIFFGLMIVGVLKPKWMMREYRFSFKTRPTGFLGSFLIGLSFAAGWTPCNGPILATVLSLASLHPETSLLYLGGYILGFALPFILLSFFISHLNKLKKYSVWWMKFGGYCMIAMGILLYVDGMKWLTRVISPIFGDFQGF
- a CDS encoding response regulator produces the protein MARILIVDDAKFMRMTLSNILTRSSHEVVGEAENGKEAVRMYRELDPDLVTMDITMPEMSGLDAVKEIKNEFPLAKIIMCSAMGQQKMVVEAIEAGAKDFIVKPFDDTRVLDAINRVLK
- a CDS encoding CcdC family protein, with the translated sequence MTSVIISTCIAVFMGVFFMIMRMKAATKPVSAKKIILPPFFMSTGALMFVFPYFRITGQEMIEAAIAGVLFSFLLIKTTKFEIKERDIYLINSKAFIFILFGLLAIRMVAKFILSKSVDVGPLGGMFWMLAFCMIVPWRIAMFIRYKKLAKNLSTVQ
- a CDS encoding methyl-accepting chemotaxis protein, which codes for MRFTITKKLGLGFLLVIICILLIATLSNTQIAKVDKNYSDVIDQQVNKVIILKNMKINMLLQSDGINGYLLTGETSYLTNYDSSSKRLVNDFDTLKSMNNDSTSKELFESIQKLQGEFLILGDKAVQEKILENEENYLDLINQSNDIRTEFSNETDQLIKYEETKMSEIREKVASETKIYIYIVIAISAFAMISAILLAVWISRTIARGMKESSSIIKKVSEGDLTKQEIKGKRNDEFGEMVRSLGKMNDELGVIIQEVRDTAIIVTTNSVEMEKSAKQTAVVAEHVSSISEKSVAQVESQMNQFQFAVENYDLMNKSMEEITERSFNMKEKMTGAMEKAKDGNRSIDDVVFKMKDISHSVEDSSVIIKMLEEKSAEIKQIAELITNVAEQTNLLALNAAIEAARAGEHGKGFSVVADEVRKLAEESSNSAHLIQNVTDSIQKEISLAVNGMNKTNLIVSEGLEETEKTSVAFMEILQSIATVSENVVEVTKEIEEVSLNSKEMKKIMENVHKISSESISFTQETSAATEEQLASMTEMTDSAKKLSEIASKLQKSVSHFTL
- a CDS encoding phage holin family protein; translated protein: MEWLQSFLLDHYYILVPVLWIIGYALKQTPIIPDWSIIWILLLASILLATFAYGLNFEAVTNGIIAAGVSVFGHQLAKQTIQKNVSK
- a CDS encoding DUF1659 domain-containing protein; this encodes MAEAIWNEASVKLMFLNGLKENGDPNYITKTFKNVKQAATPDQMLLVAEGLASLVTHSLYSVERSDTTEIIKS
- a CDS encoding DUF2922 domain-containing protein; translated protein: MAKTLELTFETSNGKSTKISLESPIEPVNSEQVLTVMQSIISANALTSTNGDLVAVKGIRLVERNVTDYEF
- a CDS encoding YvrJ family protein, yielding MEEMISFISQVGFPIVISFYLLNRIETKLDIMIKSIQSLPELIKK
- a CDS encoding cold-shock protein; this encodes MKNGKVKWFNAEKGFGFIEAEDGNDVFVHYSAIQVEGFKSLEEGQDVSFEVVEGARGPQAANVTKVQ
- a CDS encoding exonuclease SbcCD subunit D; protein product: MKFIHTADWHLGKLVHGLYMTEDQRFMLKQFMELVEKEKPDAVIIAGDLYDRSIPPTDAVNLLDEVLYFINVELNTPILAISGNHDSAERLSFGSSWYQKNQFYLNGKIENSFSPVSLAGVNFFLVPYCEPVVVRKMLEDDTILNHHDAMKAIVGKIENNLQTNEPNVLIGHSFVLGGKTSDSERILSVGGTGCVGAELFDAFSYTALGHLHSPDAINHEKVKYSGSLMKYSFSEAKQKKSVSIIEMDEKGNFAQRYHALTPQKDMRELEGHLEELLDVSFYQQQKVDDYLKITLLDEGAIIDPIQKLRQVYPNVLHLERKIENKDRKEKSILQVQKEVQKNELELFASFYEEMTTASFSEDKKDWMTGVINQVLREEGQK